The Prevotella sp. E9-3 genome has a window encoding:
- a CDS encoding efflux RND transporter periplasmic adaptor subunit: MKRLCKAGMIALTVLTLTASCDKKATVDFQTAKVEKGNIQTTITATGTIEPVTSVTVGTQVSGIVSKLYVDYNSEVKKGQVIAELDKTNLTSELNTAKANLNSAQSTLAYEEANHNRYKTLYDKGLVSADEYETARLQYLKAKDQVTTASQNVQKAQTNLGYATITSPIDGVVLSKSVEEGQTVAASFSTPELFSIAQDLTNMRVIADIDEADIGGVKEGQRVSFTVDAFPEDHFEGQVTQVRQQATTESNVVTYEVVISAPNNDLKLKPGLTANVTIFTLEKNDVLTVPAKALRFMPNEALLSEGQTIDDVEAPQKLWTREGNIFKAHAVETGTSNGITTEIVSGISEGTEVLVDFSISGGEQKEEEQAANPFMPRPKNNKKK, encoded by the coding sequence ATGAAAAGACTTTGCAAAGCAGGGATGATTGCCCTGACAGTGCTCACACTGACGGCCAGTTGTGACAAGAAAGCCACCGTTGACTTCCAGACAGCAAAGGTGGAGAAAGGAAATATTCAGACTACTATCACGGCTACGGGCACCATCGAACCGGTAACGAGTGTGACCGTGGGCACACAGGTGAGCGGTATAGTGAGCAAACTGTATGTTGACTACAACTCGGAAGTGAAGAAAGGACAGGTGATTGCCGAACTGGACAAGACCAACCTGACCAGTGAACTGAACACGGCAAAGGCCAACCTGAACAGCGCTCAGAGCACACTGGCCTATGAAGAGGCTAACCACAACAGATACAAAACGCTCTACGACAAGGGACTGGTGAGCGCCGACGAGTATGAGACGGCCCGACTGCAGTACCTGAAAGCGAAGGATCAGGTGACCACTGCCTCGCAGAATGTTCAAAAAGCGCAGACCAACTTGGGCTATGCCACCATCACCAGTCCTATAGACGGAGTGGTACTGTCAAAGAGCGTGGAAGAGGGACAGACAGTAGCGGCATCGTTCTCAACGCCTGAACTGTTTTCGATAGCACAAGATCTGACAAACATGCGCGTGATTGCCGACATCGACGAGGCTGACATAGGCGGTGTGAAGGAAGGACAACGCGTTTCGTTTACCGTGGATGCTTTCCCCGAAGACCATTTCGAAGGTCAAGTAACCCAGGTGCGCCAGCAGGCCACAACGGAGAGCAATGTGGTGACATACGAAGTAGTGATCTCGGCACCGAACAACGACTTGAAACTAAAGCCGGGACTGACGGCCAACGTAACGATTTTCACTCTGGAGAAGAACGATGTGCTGACGGTGCCGGCAAAAGCGCTCCGTTTTATGCCCAACGAGGCTCTGCTCAGTGAAGGGCAGACCATCGACGACGTAGAGGCTCCGCAGAAACTATGGACCCGCGAAGGCAACATCTTCAAGGCTCACGCAGTGGAGACAGGCACCTCCAACGGCATAACGACTGAAATAGTTAGCGGCATCAGCGAGGGTACGGAAGTTCTGGTTGACTTCAGCATCAGCGGTGGCGAACAGAAAGAGGAAGAACAGGCTGCCAACCCATTCATGCCAAGACCAAAGAACAACAAGAAGAAGTAA
- a CDS encoding TolC family protein, with translation MNKGIIILAAGWLTMAQTAWAQQDEWTLEQCIAHAMEHNITLQKARLTTQSAEEDVKGARAALMPSLSASTNQSLGYRPWQETGLSTVANGIVETEVKKGYYNGSYGLNASWTLWNGNRNRNTLRQNKLTVEQSQLQTQTAANSIQEQIAQLYVQILYLTEAVKVNEQTLETSKKNEERGQQMLEVGKMSKADVAQLSAQRATDEYNIVQARANISLYLLQLKQLLELDTTDPFSIAIPNTSDEQALEEIPSLQTVFEQALGIRPEIANSELSVKSSELSVKMAKAGYSPTLSLTGGVGTSTNSQSDNEWGKQMKTNFDASAGLTLNIPIFDQRQTKTAVRKARIQQMQAQLDLEEAKDDLYQTLESYWLDAETNQQKLRAAMETEQSEQHSFDLLQEQFNLGLKNIVELMTGKDRLLSAQQNRLQSKYQTLLALQMLKFYRGEALK, from the coding sequence ATGAACAAAGGAATTATTATCTTGGCAGCCGGATGGCTGACTATGGCGCAAACCGCATGGGCCCAACAGGATGAATGGACACTGGAACAGTGTATTGCCCACGCCATGGAGCATAACATCACGCTGCAAAAAGCCCGCCTCACCACACAATCGGCCGAAGAGGATGTGAAGGGGGCACGGGCTGCACTGATGCCATCGCTATCGGCATCTACCAACCAGAGCCTGGGCTACCGTCCCTGGCAGGAAACGGGATTATCGACAGTGGCCAACGGCATCGTAGAGACAGAGGTAAAGAAAGGCTACTACAACGGCTCGTACGGACTGAACGCTTCGTGGACACTGTGGAACGGCAACCGTAACCGCAACACTCTGCGACAGAACAAACTGACCGTCGAACAGAGTCAGCTGCAGACGCAAACCGCCGCCAATAGTATTCAGGAACAGATAGCCCAGTTGTATGTACAGATACTCTACCTCACAGAAGCGGTGAAAGTGAACGAGCAAACACTGGAAACGAGTAAGAAGAACGAAGAGCGCGGACAGCAGATGCTGGAGGTGGGAAAGATGTCGAAGGCCGATGTGGCACAGCTGTCTGCCCAACGTGCCACCGACGAATATAATATAGTACAGGCGCGCGCAAACATTTCTTTATATTTACTGCAACTGAAGCAGCTGCTCGAACTGGACACTACCGACCCGTTCAGCATTGCTATTCCCAACACTTCCGACGAACAGGCACTGGAAGAGATTCCAAGTCTGCAGACGGTGTTCGAACAGGCACTGGGCATCCGACCAGAGATAGCCAACAGCGAACTGAGCGTGAAAAGCAGCGAACTGAGCGTGAAGATGGCAAAGGCCGGATACTCCCCCACCCTCAGTCTGACAGGAGGGGTGGGCACAAGCACCAACTCGCAGTCTGACAATGAATGGGGCAAACAGATGAAAACAAACTTCGACGCATCGGCCGGCCTGACGCTGAACATCCCCATCTTTGACCAGCGACAGACAAAGACCGCTGTGCGCAAAGCCCGAATACAGCAGATGCAGGCCCAATTGGACTTGGAAGAGGCTAAGGACGACCTGTACCAGACACTCGAAAGCTACTGGCTCGATGCAGAAACGAATCAGCAGAAACTGCGGGCTGCCATGGAGACAGAACAGAGCGAACAGCACAGTTTCGACCTGCTGCAGGAACAGTTCAACCTGGGACTGAAGAATATCGTGGAACTGATGACGGGAAAGGACCGCCTGCTCTCGGCCCAACAGAACCGGCTACAGAGTAAGTATCAGACGCTGCTGGCGCTGCAAATGCTGAAGTTCTACAGAGGAGAGGCTCTCAAATAG
- a CDS encoding glycoside hydrolase family 28 protein, producing the protein MTRRMLCSVLLALVALVCQARVYDVKDFGAKGDGKTLDHVAINKAIETATSEGGGQVVVPAGTYLCGSIRLKSNIDLHLMAGAKILAAPASMKAYDESESFGGFPEYQDGGHTYFHNSLIWAEGQQNVSITGRGMIDGEGLTKRDTEKGGNVQGGSIGTGDKAIALKLCRNVTIRDITIYRGGHFAIIITGCEIGTIDNVTIDTNRDGIDIDCCKYFTVSNTKVNTPNDDAIVLKSSYALKKAVACEHILVTNCIVTGYKLGTFLDGTYVPEKVNWVCGRIKLGTESNGGYRNITISNCTCMWSSGLAFEEVDQGKMENIVVNNISLNHVHHYPIYITTGCRNRGPKEVTQPSSARDIYINNVIANDCDSLAGIIITGMEGEPIRNVSLSNIRIQYRGGGKKVDKPYREQGTNYPEPRWAGPTPAYGLFARHVDGLYMHNVEFELMRPDERPDIILEDVKK; encoded by the coding sequence ATGACCCGAAGGATGTTATGCAGCGTATTGCTGGCTTTGGTGGCATTGGTTTGCCAGGCAAGGGTTTACGACGTGAAGGATTTTGGGGCCAAGGGCGATGGCAAGACGTTGGACCATGTGGCTATCAACAAAGCTATTGAGACCGCTACGTCTGAGGGTGGCGGACAGGTGGTGGTGCCTGCCGGTACTTACCTGTGCGGCAGTATCCGCCTGAAGAGCAACATAGACCTGCACCTGATGGCGGGAGCTAAGATTCTGGCTGCGCCTGCCAGCATGAAGGCCTACGATGAAAGCGAGTCATTCGGTGGGTTCCCGGAGTATCAAGACGGTGGCCATACCTATTTTCACAACTCCCTGATATGGGCTGAGGGACAGCAGAATGTCAGCATTACCGGCAGGGGTATGATAGACGGTGAGGGCCTGACAAAGCGCGACACAGAGAAGGGCGGCAACGTGCAGGGCGGCAGCATAGGCACCGGCGATAAGGCGATAGCGCTGAAGTTGTGCCGCAATGTGACCATACGCGACATAACCATTTATCGTGGCGGACACTTTGCCATCATCATCACAGGCTGCGAGATCGGCACGATAGACAATGTGACCATTGACACTAACCGCGACGGCATAGACATAGACTGCTGCAAGTATTTCACCGTGAGCAATACGAAGGTGAATACGCCCAACGATGACGCTATAGTGCTGAAGAGCTCATACGCCTTGAAAAAGGCTGTGGCGTGTGAGCATATCCTTGTGACTAACTGCATCGTTACGGGTTATAAGCTCGGCACGTTCCTCGATGGCACATACGTGCCGGAGAAGGTGAACTGGGTATGCGGGCGTATCAAGCTGGGTACGGAGTCTAACGGCGGCTATCGCAACATCACGATATCTAACTGCACCTGCATGTGGAGCAGCGGCCTGGCCTTTGAGGAAGTGGATCAGGGAAAGATGGAGAACATCGTGGTCAACAATATCTCGCTGAACCATGTGCACCACTACCCCATCTACATCACTACGGGTTGCCGTAATCGCGGCCCGAAGGAGGTGACACAACCTTCATCAGCACGTGACATATATATAAATAATGTCATCGCCAACGATTGCGATTCGCTTGCAGGCATTATAATCACGGGCATGGAAGGTGAGCCAATACGCAATGTCTCACTGAGCAACATACGCATACAGTATCGCGGCGGAGGCAAGAAGGTGGACAAGCCTTACCGCGAGCAGGGCACCAACTACCCGGAGCCCCGCTGGGCAGGTCCCACACCGGCATACGGCCTCTTTGCGCGCCACGTTGATGGACTGTACATGCACAACGTGGAATTTGAGCTGATGCGCCCTGATGAGCGACCAGACATCATACTGGAGGATGTGAAGAAATAG